In Zonotrichia leucophrys gambelii isolate GWCS_2022_RI chromosome 6, RI_Zleu_2.0, whole genome shotgun sequence, one genomic interval encodes:
- the LOC135449962 gene encoding cytochrome P450 2H1-like, translating into MEALGVTTILLLVCISCLLFATWRSRSQKGKEPPGPTAFPIVGNLLQINPWNLPKSLKELSEKYGPVFTVHLGPQKVVVLYGYDVVKEALVDQGDDFSGRGSLPLIKKLFQGTGIVTSNGETWKQLRRFALTTLRDFGMGKKGIEERIQEEAHFLVERLKNTHEKPLNPSGFLIHAVSNIICSIVFGDRFDYEDKSFLSLIDWIEENNKLQTAIQAQLYNFFPTVMDYLPGPHQRLIKNFEKVDKFTTDIVMEHQKTLDPTCPRDFIDAFLNKMEQEKGNADSKFTIETLSRTTLDLFLAGTGTTSITLRFAILILHKYPEIVEKMQKEIDSVIGRERSPRMSDRSQMPFTDAVIHEIQRYIDFLPINVPHAVIRDTKFRDYFIPKDTLIFPMLSSVLHDSKEFPNPEKFDPGHFLNANGTFKKSDYFMPFSTGKRICAGEGLARMEIFIFLTSILQNFTLKPVVDHKDIDITPIVTSLANMPQDYEVSFIPR; encoded by the exons ATGGAGGCCCTGGGAGTGACAACTATTTTGTTGCTGGTGTGCATCTCGTGCCTTCTCTTTGCCACATGGAGAAGCAGATCTCAAAAAGGGAAGGAGCCTCCTGGTCCCACTGCATTCCCCATTGTTGGAAACCTGCTCCAGATAAACCCATGGAATTTGCCTAAAAGCTTGAAAGAG ctcagtgaGAAGTATGGTCCTGTCTTCACGGTACATTTGGGCCCACAAAAGGTTGTGGTGCTGTATGGCTATGATGTGGTAAAAGAAGCCCTGGTTGATCAAGGAGATGACTTCAGTGGAAGAGGCTCTCTACCACTGATTAAAAAACTCTTCCAAGGCACAG GCATTGTGACCAGCAATGGGGAGACCTGGAAGCAGCTGAGACGATTTGCACTCACCACCCTGCGGGATTTCGGGATGGGGAAAAAGGGCATTGAGGAGCGAATCCAGGAGGAAGCTCATTTTCTGGTGGAGAGGCTCAAGAACACACATG AGAAACCTCTGAACCCCAGTGGTTTCCTAATCCATGCTGTTTCCAACATCATCTGCTCCATCGTCTTTGGGGATCGGTTTGACTATGAGGACAAGAGTTTTCTAAGTTTAATTGATTGGATAGAGGAAAACAACAAGCTCCAAACTGCTATACAAGCACAG ctatataattttttcccaaCTGTCATGGATTATCTACCTGGACCTCATCAACGACTGataaaaaattttgaaaaagttGATAAATTTACAACAGATATTGTAATGGAACACCAGAAAACCCTGGATCCCACTTGTCCTCGAGATTTTATTGATGCTTTTCTTAATAAAATGGAACAG GAGAAAGGGAATGCTGACTCAAAATTCACCATTGAGACCTTGAGCAGAACCACACTCGACTTGTTCCTTGCAGGAACAGGGACCACAAGCATCACACTGAGATTTGCAATTCTGATTCTTCATAAATACCCGGAAATAGTAG agaaaatgcaaaaggaGATTGATTCCGTGATTGGCCGAGAGCGAAGCCCTCGCATGTCGGATCGGAGCCAGATGCCCTTTACAGATGCTGTGATCCACGAAATCCAGAGATATATTGACTTCCTTCCTATTAATGTCCCACATGCTGTAATCAGAGACACCAAGTTCAGAGACTATTTTATCCCCAAG GACACTCTGATATTCCCTATGCTGAGTTCTGTCCTACATGATAGCAAAGAATTTccaaatccagaaaaatttGACCCAGGACATTTCTTGAATGCAAATGGTACCTTTAAAAAGAGTGACTACTTCATGCCATTTTCCACAG gAAAACGCATCTGTGCAGGAGAAGGTCTGGCCCGAATGGAGatattcatatttttaacaTCCATCCTGCAGAACTTCACTTTGAAGCCTGTTGTGGATCACAAAGACATTGACATCACCCCAATAGTCACCAGTCTGGCAAATATGCCCCAAGACTATGAGGTCTCTTTCATTCCACGTTAG